Proteins from a single region of Cydia strobilella chromosome 2, ilCydStro3.1, whole genome shotgun sequence:
- the LOC134751484 gene encoding putative inner dynein arm light chain, axonemal, which produces MGERAAASAEDTLIRYDNPVLVTKKQEAAPAGVAAAAAQPCIPTEAKRETEEILNAILPPKEWEEEGQIWTQKISSTPATRLDVINLQEMLDTRLQQRQARETGICPVRRQLYTQCFDELIRQVTINCGERGLLLLRVRDEARITMEAYQTLYCSSIAFGMRKALQSEQGKSDLMEQVAKLEAERSALEKTCAELKQKTEQLERRAAELRAAEEKRHQEELLALKKTNAQLKAQLEGIIAPKK; this is translated from the exons atGGGTGAGAGGGCAGCTGCATCCGCAGAAGACACGCTAATCCGATATGACAATCCTGTGTTGGTAACCAAAAAGCAGGAGGCGGCG CCAGCTGGCGTGGCTGCTGCAGCTGCGCAGCCCTGCATTCCCACTGAGGCTAAACGGGAAACTGAAGAAATACTAAACGCCATTCTGCCGCCGAAAGAATGGGAAGAAGAGGGCCAAATCTGGACTCAAAAG ATTTCTTCAACGCCAGCGACGCGACTGGACGTGATCAACCTGCAAGAGATGTTGGATACTCGTTTGCAGCAACGACAGGCGCGGGAAACTGGCATCTGTCCGGTCCGTCGGCAACTTTATACGCAGTGCTTCGATGAACTCATACGACAG GTGACAATAAACTGCGGTGAAAGAGGACTTCTGCTTCTGAGAGTTCGCGATGAAGCAAGAATCACGATGGAAGCGTATCAGACATTGTACTGTAGCTCAATCGCTTTCGGCATGAGGAAAGCACTACAG TCAGAACAAGGCAAATCCGACCTAATGGAACAAGTGGCGAAGCTGGAAGCGGAGCGTTCAGCTCTCGAAAAGACTTGTGCAGAGTTGAAGCAGAAGACAGAACAGCTTGAGCGTCGGGCGGCTGAGCTACGTGCTGCCGAGGAGAAGAGACACCAGGAGGAACTTCTGGCCTTGAAGAAGACCAATGCCCAGCTCAAG gCTCAACTAGAGGGTATCATCGCTCCGAAGAAATAa